A window from Streptobacillus canis encodes these proteins:
- a CDS encoding LacI family DNA-binding transcriptional regulator, producing the protein MKIKDIAKLAGVSVATVSRVLNNKEDVNSKTRKRILELIKNNDYRPSAIARNLVKNENNTIGVIVPDIKNLYFSNIINELTNISNDRGLNLLLGCSNEDFDIQNNYIDLFLKERVKGIIIVVTKNSNYKIEYFKELIKKIPVVFLDRKISDDFSGVFIENYQTTYNSIKKMIDNGARNIAFISGPLDVSTANERFKAYKDVLVNNRIKYDESNVFYGDFSMESGYKIGKEIIKKDIDAVYISNNLMTFGFMKALKELNENITKYQISTFENNEILDFMNKNIHSNIIPFNKFSEIAIELLNDLIYKNKEKEILEIFPIEK; encoded by the coding sequence ATGAAAATAAAAGATATAGCAAAGCTTGCTGGAGTATCAGTTGCTACAGTATCTAGGGTATTAAATAATAAAGAAGATGTTAATTCAAAAACTAGAAAAAGAATTTTAGAATTAATAAAAAATAATGATTATAGACCTAGTGCTATTGCTAGGAATTTAGTTAAAAATGAAAATAATACAATAGGAGTAATAGTTCCAGATATTAAGAATTTATATTTTTCTAATATTATAAATGAACTAACGAATATTTCAAATGATAGAGGGTTAAATTTATTATTAGGATGTAGCAACGAAGATTTCGACATTCAAAATAATTATATAGATTTATTTCTAAAAGAGAGAGTAAAAGGTATAATAATAGTTGTAACAAAAAATTCGAATTATAAAATTGAATATTTTAAAGAATTGATAAAAAAAATCCCTGTAGTTTTTTTAGATAGGAAAATTAGTGATGATTTTTCTGGTGTTTTCATTGAAAACTATCAAACTACCTATAATTCAATAAAAAAAATGATAGATAATGGAGCTAGAAATATTGCTTTTATAAGTGGACCGTTAGATGTTTCAACTGCAAATGAAAGGTTTAAAGCATATAAGGATGTTTTGGTAAATAATAGAATAAAATATGATGAAAGTAATGTTTTTTATGGAGATTTTTCAATGGAAAGTGGATATAAAATAGGGAAAGAAATTATAAAAAAAGATATAGATGCTGTATATATATCAAATAATCTTATGACGTTTGGTTTTATGAAAGCTCTTAAAGAACTTAATGAAAATATAACAAAATATCAAATATCTACCTTTGAAAATAATGAAATTTTAGATTTTATGAATAAGAATATACATTCTAATATTATTCCATTTAATAAATTTTCTGAAATTGCAATAGAATTGTTAAATGATTTAATATACAAAAATAAAGAAAAGGAAATATTAGAAATATTTCCTATAGAGAAATAG
- a CDS encoding LacI family DNA-binding transcriptional regulator gives MAITIKKIAELAEVSRGTVDRVLNNRGGVREEVKTKILNIIEEQNYRPNMVAKALAQKQFSQKKIGIILNSVDNPFYEEVIKGILDKEKSIRDFGFSIIMENKKGYQVLEQIKAIDNMLENNVDALIISPINDIRVVEKLNQVSQKKIPIVNVNIDVEGSERLVYIGSNYIQAGRVAASLFSLISKNKEYNVAIVTGSNLVLGHNLRIKGFKEFIKENNSNINIICIEENEDIDEISYKVTKKILENNKVNGIFFCAAGIKGGLKAIKEKELIDKLDIITVDLTPEVRKNMTKGNIVATICQEPYRQGFEATEIIFNYLMMGFEPQNKIIHTNTEIKMKDNL, from the coding sequence ATGGCTATAACTATAAAAAAAATTGCGGAACTAGCAGAAGTCTCAAGAGGAACGGTAGATAGAGTTTTGAATAATAGAGGCGGAGTTAGAGAAGAAGTTAAGACTAAAATATTAAATATTATTGAAGAACAAAATTATAGACCTAATATGGTCGCGAAGGCATTAGCTCAAAAACAATTTTCTCAAAAAAAAATAGGAATAATATTAAATTCTGTAGACAATCCGTTCTATGAGGAAGTTATAAAAGGAATACTTGATAAAGAAAAAAGTATAAGAGATTTTGGATTTAGTATAATAATGGAAAATAAAAAAGGATATCAAGTTTTAGAACAAATAAAAGCTATTGATAATATGTTAGAGAATAATGTTGATGCTTTAATTATTTCTCCAATAAATGATATTAGAGTAGTAGAAAAATTAAATCAAGTTTCACAAAAAAAAATTCCGATTGTTAATGTAAATATAGATGTTGAGGGAAGTGAAAGATTAGTTTACATAGGTTCTAATTATATACAAGCAGGTAGAGTTGCTGCATCTTTATTTTCACTAATTTCTAAAAATAAAGAATATAATGTTGCGATAGTAACAGGTTCTAATTTAGTTTTAGGACATAATTTAAGAATAAAAGGATTTAAAGAATTTATTAAAGAAAACAATTCTAATATAAATATAATATGTATTGAGGAAAATGAGGATATTGATGAAATATCATATAAAGTTACAAAAAAAATTCTTGAAAATAATAAAGTGAATGGAATATTTTTTTGTGCAGCAGGTATTAAAGGTGGCTTAAAAGCAATTAAAGAAAAGGAACTTATTGATAAATTAGATATAATCACAGTGGATTTAACACCTGAAGTTAGGAAAAATATGACTAAAGGAAATATTGTTGCAACTATATGTCAGGAACCTTATAGACAAGGTTTTGAAGCTACTGAAATTATTTTTAATTATTTAATGATGGGATTTGAGCCTCAAAATAAAATTATACATACAAATACAGAAATAAAAATGAAAGATAATCTTTAA
- a CDS encoding ABC transporter substrate-binding protein: MKKIIILLSMIFMMFSCGTKKESTDATEEKVIKVWTYLSNNEAKVFQTQLDNYSKEKGVKIQAEYIPFGDYKKQLSVAIGAGTLPDIIMIDNPDHAQFAQMGIFADITDKMNAWEGKDMYFKGPMLSTMVDGKHYGLPFTSNNLALFYNKKMLNEAGVEVPTTWVELKEAAKKLTKNGIFGMAVGSPKNEEATFQFLPWMISAGGSYDKLNSEGTIKAASFWRELIVEGLMSKETPTWGQGDAQKQFSAEKVAMFIGGPWMVSQITTDNPNIEFGVAMMPVDKVNASVLGGENLGITSSTKDLDAAWDLLKYIGDYNTVKEFIGQTGYFPPRSDVAKEPEWTTDPIKKVFAEQMQYALPRGPHAKWPEISEAIYTALQEIEVGALTPEEALNNAQMKIEPLLK, translated from the coding sequence ATGAAAAAAATTATCATATTATTAAGTATGATATTTATGATGTTTAGTTGTGGAACTAAGAAAGAATCTACAGATGCGACTGAAGAAAAAGTTATTAAAGTTTGGACGTATCTTTCTAATAATGAAGCAAAGGTTTTTCAAACACAATTAGACAATTATTCTAAAGAGAAAGGTGTAAAAATTCAAGCTGAATATATACCTTTTGGTGATTATAAAAAACAATTATCAGTAGCAATAGGTGCTGGAACATTACCTGATATAATAATGATAGACAATCCAGACCATGCTCAATTTGCTCAAATGGGAATATTTGCAGATATTACAGATAAAATGAATGCATGGGAAGGAAAAGATATGTATTTTAAAGGCCCAATGTTATCAACAATGGTTGATGGAAAACATTATGGATTACCTTTTACAAGTAATAACTTAGCATTATTCTATAATAAAAAAATGTTAAATGAAGCTGGAGTTGAAGTACCAACTACTTGGGTTGAATTAAAAGAAGCAGCTAAAAAATTAACAAAAAATGGAATTTTCGGAATGGCAGTGGGATCACCTAAAAATGAAGAAGCAACATTCCAATTCTTACCATGGATGATTTCTGCAGGTGGATCATATGATAAATTAAATTCAGAAGGAACAATTAAAGCAGCAAGTTTTTGGAGAGAATTAATAGTAGAAGGATTAATGAGTAAAGAAACTCCAACATGGGGACAAGGAGATGCACAAAAACAATTCTCAGCAGAAAAAGTAGCTATGTTTATTGGAGGACCATGGATGGTTTCTCAAATTACAACAGATAATCCAAATATTGAATTTGGTGTAGCGATGATGCCAGTAGATAAAGTAAATGCATCTGTATTAGGAGGAGAAAATTTAGGTATAACTTCAAGTACTAAAGATTTAGATGCAGCATGGGATTTATTAAAATATATAGGAGATTATAATACTGTAAAAGAATTTATAGGTCAAACAGGATACTTCCCACCAAGAAGTGATGTAGCAAAAGAACCAGAATGGACAACAGATCCTATTAAAAAAGTATTTGCTGAACAAATGCAATATGCATTACCAAGAGGACCTCATGCTAAATGGCCTGAAATTTCTGAAGCGATTTATACAGCTCTTCAAGAAATAGAAGTTGGAGCATTAACTCCTGAAGAAGCATTAAACAATGCACAAATGAAAATAGAACCTTTATTAAAATAA
- a CDS encoding carbohydrate ABC transporter permease produces MRRLKEKIGYLYILPAVLFMLFFVGYPIVYNIIISFQEVNLMSLNTGIKPFVGLRNYITVLNNPVFYKALFNTLFYTVVCIIFQFTIGFALAMFFNIDFKLARFIRGLIMVAWLLPLTVTALNFKFMFAINGGIINEILLRLHIIKEPIEWLLGQKSSMWSLIITNIWIGIPFNMILLVTGLSTIPKTLYESAELDGSNWFQKIIYITLPSIKPAILAVITLGFINTFKVFDLVFIMTNGGPVNATEVLSTLSYRYSFDTFNFGLGSSVANILCLILVIVSVIYIKFIKQDEVM; encoded by the coding sequence ATGAGAAGACTTAAAGAAAAAATTGGTTATTTGTATATTTTACCTGCAGTTTTATTTATGCTGTTTTTTGTAGGATATCCAATAGTATATAATATCATTATCAGTTTTCAAGAAGTAAATTTAATGTCATTGAATACTGGAATAAAACCTTTTGTAGGACTGAGAAATTACATAACAGTTTTAAATAATCCTGTATTTTATAAGGCTTTATTTAATACCCTTTTTTATACTGTTGTTTGTATTATATTTCAATTTACTATAGGATTTGCACTTGCTATGTTTTTTAATATAGATTTTAAATTAGCTAGATTTATTAGAGGTTTAATAATGGTAGCATGGTTATTACCTTTAACCGTAACAGCACTAAATTTTAAATTTATGTTTGCTATAAATGGAGGAATAATTAATGAAATACTATTGAGATTACATATTATTAAAGAACCAATTGAATGGTTATTAGGGCAAAAAAGTTCAATGTGGAGTTTAATTATTACTAATATTTGGATAGGAATACCATTTAATATGATTTTATTAGTAACAGGATTAAGTACTATTCCTAAAACACTTTATGAAAGTGCAGAATTAGATGGTTCAAATTGGTTTCAAAAAATAATTTATATTACATTACCTTCAATAAAACCAGCAATATTAGCTGTAATTACTTTAGGATTTATTAATACATTTAAAGTATTTGATTTAGTATTTATAATGACTAATGGTGGACCTGTTAATGCTACGGAGGTTTTATCAACACTTTCTTATAGATATTCATTTGATACTTTTAATTTTGGGTTAGGATCAAGTGTAGCGAATATATTATGTTTGATACTAGTAATAGTTTCAGTTATTTATATTAAATTTATAAAACAAGACGAGGTTATGTGA
- a CDS encoding carbohydrate ABC transporter permease, producing MIKKNKMEYIYNFIAIIIAIVFLFPLYWIIVSSLKTDSEIFSLNPTIIPRKIIFNAYSEQFIGGDYNILKGFFNSLTVSIPTMIISVIISVPAAYGLARFNVVGRKYLIQSFLITQLMPATLLLTPMFILFRFIGITNTFFAPIIANCTVAIPFSVMMLRPYFLSLPKDIEEAAIIDGCNTWTAFVRIMLPLSYPGIIMSAIFSFLFAWGDLIFSLTFLADGTMRPITVGIYNFVGKYGIQWNKIMAFGVVIMIPVILIFVFLQKYIIGGLTQGAVKE from the coding sequence ATGATTAAAAAAAATAAAATGGAATATATCTATAATTTTATAGCTATTATTATAGCAATTGTATTTTTATTTCCTTTATATTGGATTATAGTATCTTCTTTAAAAACAGATTCTGAAATATTCAGTTTAAATCCGACGATTATTCCTAGAAAAATAATATTTAATGCATATTCAGAACAATTTATTGGAGGAGACTATAATATTTTAAAAGGATTTTTTAATAGTTTAACAGTTTCAATACCAACAATGATAATATCTGTTATTATTTCTGTACCAGCTGCATATGGTCTTGCAAGATTTAATGTTGTAGGTAGAAAATATTTGATACAGTCATTTTTAATAACACAACTGATGCCGGCAACATTACTTTTAACACCAATGTTTATATTATTTAGATTTATAGGGATTACAAATACATTTTTTGCCCCTATTATTGCTAATTGTACTGTTGCAATACCTTTTTCTGTTATGATGCTTAGACCTTATTTTTTATCCTTACCTAAAGATATTGAAGAGGCAGCGATAATAGATGGATGTAATACTTGGACTGCGTTTGTAAGAATAATGTTACCATTAAGTTATCCTGGAATTATAATGTCGGCAATATTTTCTTTCTTATTTGCTTGGGGAGATTTAATTTTTTCTTTAACTTTCTTAGCAGATGGAACAATGAGGCCAATAACAGTGGGGATATATAATTTTGTTGGTAAATATGGAATTCAATGGAATAAAATAATGGCTTTTGGAGTTGTTATAATGATACCTGTAATTTTAATTTTTGTCTTTTTACAAAAATATATAATAGGAGGCTTAACTCAAGGAGCAGTGAAGGAGTAA